A section of the Methanoregula formicica SMSP genome encodes:
- a CDS encoding chemotaxis protein CheW: MAAKRPAKKKTDKSPAPVQETPVPKVPQKGTEAGGVPEVPAASEPASTPAAGPPAAPIQPEPAPAKPAAAGRMANATATQAKTFEVVVFTLGNEQFAIDLFDVKEVVEYTTITKLPNVPPYIKGIMDLRGEITTIIDLRKRLSLREDPGGVPENSRIIVLDNSVTSTKTGIHVDDVTSVSTFETTRVDYASGAMNNEDEAILGIIKKKVKVNDTETNELIIWLDIRKLIEDIEAD; the protein is encoded by the coding sequence ATGGCAGCAAAGAGACCAGCAAAAAAGAAGACGGACAAGAGTCCGGCACCTGTACAGGAAACGCCAGTACCAAAGGTGCCGCAAAAAGGAACGGAAGCGGGGGGTGTGCCGGAGGTTCCTGCTGCATCGGAACCCGCGAGTACACCGGCCGCCGGACCGCCAGCTGCTCCGATACAACCGGAGCCCGCACCGGCAAAGCCCGCGGCCGCCGGCAGGATGGCAAATGCCACCGCAACGCAGGCAAAGACCTTCGAGGTCGTTGTCTTCACGCTCGGAAACGAGCAGTTTGCGATCGATCTCTTCGATGTCAAAGAGGTGGTCGAGTACACGACCATAACAAAGCTCCCCAATGTCCCGCCCTACATCAAGGGGATCATGGATCTCCGCGGCGAGATCACGACTATCATCGACCTGCGGAAACGGCTCAGCCTCCGCGAAGATCCCGGGGGAGTTCCTGAGAACTCGCGCATCATCGTGCTGGACAACAGCGTCACCAGCACAAAGACCGGCATCCATGTCGACGATGTCACATCCGTCTCCACGTTCGAAACCACGCGGGTGGATTATGCCTCGGGGGCCATGAACAACGAGGATGAGGCAATCCTTGGCATCATCAAGAAGAAGGTGAAGGTCAACGACACGGAGACAAACGAACTGATCATATGGCTCGATATCCGGAAGCTCATCGAGGATATCGAGGCCGACTGA